In the genome of Xanthomonas hortorum pv. pelargonii, the window GCCCCGACGCCACGACGACCACGACGCTCCCGACGATTTCGAGGACGACACCAACGAGCAAGGCTCCCGCTGGCAACGCAGGCTGATTGTCTGGGCCTTTGCGGCATTCGCGCTGGCGCTTGGTTTTCTGATTCCCTACACGGTGTATCTGAACAAGCAGGTCACCCAGCGTTTCGGCGAGCTGCGTTGGCAGATCCCGACCCGCGTGTACGGGCGGCCATTGGTGCTGGTGCCCGGCGATGCGCTGGATGCGGCCACCTTGAAGACCGAGCTGGATGCGGCCTCGTACCGTGACGATGGTCAAGCCAAACTGGCCGGTACCTATCAGCAGGACGGCAGCCGCTTCACCATCGCCAGCCGCGGCTACATCGACGTGGACGGGCGGGTGCCTGCGCGGCGCATCGAGGTCAGCGTGTCGGGCGGGCGTGTGGCCAGCCTGCGCGATGCCGGCGACCGCAAGGCGCTGAAAAGTGCGCGCCTGGACCCGGCGCGCATCGCCACGCTGTACGGGCAGAAGCAGGAAGAGCGCCGCCTGGTGCGCATGGAAGAAGTGCCCGAGCTGCTGGTCACCGGCCTGCAGGCGGTCGAGGACCGCGACTTCAACAACCACCACGGCATCGATCTCAGCGGCATGGTGCGCGCGGCCTGGATCATGGCGCGCTCCGGCGGCCAGGTGCGGCAGGGCGCCAGCACCTTGACCCAGCAGCTGGCGCGCAGCGGCCTGCTCGGCATCGGCAAGGAACAGACGGTTACCCGCAAGTTCAACGAAATTCTGTATGCCGTGATCATGGAGGCGCGCTACGACAAGCGCACCATCCTGGAGGCCTATCTCAATCAGGTGTATCTGGGGCAGCGCGGCGGGCAGGCGATCCACGGCGTGTCCTCCGGTGCGGAGCTGTGGTTCGGCCGCGAACTCAACTCGATGACCACCGAGCAGATCGCCTTGCTGATCGGGCTGGTCAAGGGGCCGTCCTACTACGACCCGCGACGCAACCCGGAACGGGCGCTGGATCGACGCAATTTCGTGCTGGGCAAACTGCACGAAAACAACCTGATCGACGCGGCCGAATACAAGCGCGCACTGGCCGAGCCGTTGGGTGTGCCCAAGGAACCCGGTCTGGTCGCCGCCAACCGCTTCCCGGCCTACGTGGATCTGGTGCGGCGCCAGCTGGCGCACGATTACCCGGAAGGCGTGCTGCAAGGCGCCGGCATGAGCGTGCTCACCGGCATGTCGCCGTCCGCGCAGGCGTACGCCGAAGGCGCGGTGACCGGCACCATCAAGCGGCTGGACAACAAGAAGCGCCCGCCGCTGCAGGCCGGCCTGGTGCTCACCGACGTGCATAACGGCGATGTGCTGGCGGTGGTCGGCAGCCGCGATGTGGCCAAGCCCGGCTTCAATCGCGCCGTCGAAGCACAGCGGCAGGTTGGCTCGTTGCTCAAGCCGTTCGTGTATTTGCTGGCATTGGCCTCGCCGGATCGCTGGGCGTTGTCCAGCTGGGTCGACGATGCGCCGGTGACGGTGCAGCTCAGCCGTGGCAAGACCTGGTCGCCGGGCAATTCCGACAACCGCAGTCACGGCACGGTGCGGCTGATCGATGCGCTGGCGCATTCCTACAACCAGGCCACGGTACGCGTGGGCATGCAGGTCGGCCCGGAGCGCATCGCGCAGCTGATCCAGGTGCTGGCCGGCATCAAGGCTGACACCAATCCCTCGCTGATCCTCGGTGCCACCGATCAGAGTCCGTACGGCATGGCGCAGCTTTATCAGTTCCTGGCCGCCGGTGGCGAGATCCAGCCGCTGCATGCGGTGCGCGGCGTGCTTGACCCGCAGGGCAAGCTGCTCAAGCGCTACGACAAGACCCCGGCTCCTGCGCAGGAAGGTGATTCGGTGGCCGCTAACCTGATCAGCATCGCCTTGCAGCAAGTGGTGAGCGGCGGTACAGCGCGGCAACTGCTGGGCGATGGCCTGGGCCGGTTGTCGCCGGCCGGCAAGACCGGGACCTCCAACGACGGCCGCGACAGCTGGTATGCCGGCTATACCGGCGACCATCTGGCGGTGATCTGGATGGGCAACGATCAGAACGAGCAGACCGGCCTGTACGGCGCCACCGGCGCGATGCGGGTGTGGTCGAGCATCTTCGCGCGGCTGCCGAGTGCGCCGTTGAAGGTCAGCGGCAAGGGCCTGGATTGGCAGTGGGTGGATGCGGCCGGTACCGGCGTGACTGACCCCGGTTGCCCGGGCGCGCGCCAGTTCCCGTTCGTGGTCGGGTTCACGCCGGCCTACGCCCCGTGTGCCGGCAATGCACCGTCGATCGAAGGCGCGCCCGGCGATCCTGCAGCGCCTGCCGAACAATCCGGCGGGGGTGGCTGGCGCCGCTTCTTCGGTCTGGACAAAAAGCCGGAAGAACCCGCGCAAGCGCCTGCCTCGCCCCCGCCCGCGCATTGAATTGGAGTGACCTCCTGAACCGACTGCACCGCCTCTTTGCCCTTTTCGGCGTGCTTGCCGCGCTGTCTGCCTGCGTCAGTGCGCCGCCTGCGCCGCCGCCGCCGGCACCTGTGGACCCGACCACCCCGACACAGCGGCTGTTGCTGATCGAACGCGAGGCCGGCGTCGACGACACCGAACTCTCGGTGCAGCCGCTGCGCGACCCGCAGGTGGACGATCTGCGCGAGACCGCCAAGGCCAAGCGCCAGGCTGGCGATCTGGCCGGCGCCGCTGCAGCACTGGATCAGGCGTTGGGTCTGGTCGCCGGCGACCCGGCCGTGCTGCAGGAGCGTGCGGAAATTTCCGTGCTGCAGGCCGATTGGCCGGCCGCCGAGCGCTTTGCCAAACAGGCCATCGAACTGGGTTCCAAGACCGGCCCGCTGTGCCGTCGTCATTGGGCCACCATCGAGCAGTCGCGGATTGCCCGTGGCGAAAAAGAAAATGCCGCCTCGGCCAAGGTGCAGATTGCCGGGTGCACGGTGCCTGGTGTGAAACGGTACTGATTGCAGTAATCAAGCCGACTGCGCTCACCGGCAGGCGGGCGTGGTCGGCGCTTGGTTCAGCTGGTGTCACTGCCGCGCATCGGTGGTTGGAAAGCTATCCCCTGCCGATGTGAGTGCTGCTCGCTGCGTTATGCAGGCCGTCTGAGGTGATGCGGGCACGGGAGGTGGCTGTTGCTGGCGCAATGGCGCTAGTCCGCAATCCATAAAGCGCAACTCCGGCAGCATCACTGCACACGCGCTAGGCTGTCGCGCTTCTGTATCCCGTCTCTGTTCGGTCTCATGTCCCAACTTGCCACTGCCAGCATCGAGGCGCTCAGCCAGGGCGGGGCGCTTGCGCGTCAGCTCGACGCGTTTGCGCCGCGTGCCGCGCAGTTGCGCCTGACCGGCGCCATCGCCGAGGCGTTCGAGCAGCGCGATGTGCTGTTGGCCGAGGCCGGCACCGGGACCGGCAAGACCTACGCCTATCTGGTGCCGGTGCTGCTGTCCGGGCTCAAGACCATCATCTCGACCGGCACCCGTGCGCTGCAGGACCAGTTGTTCCATCGCGATCTGCCGCGCGTACGCGCGGCGTTGGGCATCGGCCTGCGCAGCGCGCTGCTGAAAGGGCGCGCCAACTATCTGTGCAAGTACCGCACCCAGCAGGCGCGCGGCGAACCGCGCTTTTCTACGCTCGAACAGGTCTCGCAGTTCCATCGCATCGTTGCCTGGAGCGGGCGTACCCAGTTCGGCGACATGGCCGAGATGGAAGCCCTGCCGGACGACTCGCCACTGCTGCCGCTGGTGACTTCCACGGTCGACAACTGCCTGGGCACCGAATGCCCGTTTTACAGCGAGTGTTTTGTGGTGCAGGCGCGTCAGCGCGCGCAGGCGGCCGACCTGGTGGTGGTTAATCATCATCTGCTGCTGGCCGATCTGGCGCTCAAGCAGGAAGGCTTCGGCGAGATCCTGCCCGGCGCGCAGGCCTTCGTCATCGACGAAGCGCATCAGCTGCCGGAACTGGCGGCGAACTTCTTTGGCGAAAGTTTCGGCATGCGGCCCTGGCAGGAGCTGGCCCGCGATTGCATGGTCGAAGCGCGGCTGGTGGCCGGCGCGCAGGCCAGCCTGCAGGAACCGATTCTCGCCTTGGACGAAGCGTTGCGCGGCCTGCGCTCAGGCATGGAAGGCCTGCCGCCACGCGGCACGCAATGGCGCGCGCTGGCCAAGCCGCAGGTGCGCGAGGGCTTCGATGCGGTGCTGTCGTCGCTGGCGCGGTTGGGCGAGTCCTTGCTGCCGTTGCGCGAGGCATCGCCCGGTTTCGACGGCTGCTCTGCACGCGCGCAGGAAGCGCTCGCGCGGCTGTCGCGGTGGCTGGGCGAAGACGCGCCGGTACTGGATTTTGCGCAGGAATTGCCGGACACCGTCGACAACGATGTGCTGTGGTACGAGTTGAGCCCGCGCGGTTTCCGCTGCCAACGCACGCCGCTGGATGTCTCCGGCCCGCTGCGCGAACACCGCGAAAAATCGCACGCGGCCTGGGTGTTCACCTCGGCCACGTTGGCGGTGGGCGGCGAGTTCGACCACATTGCGCAGCGCCTGGGCTTGAGCGATCCGGTGACCTTGCTGCAACCGAGTCCCTTCGATTGGGCGCGCCAGGCGCTGTGCTATCTGCCGCCGCATCTGCCCGATCCGGCCGCACGTGGATTCGGCACGGCGCTGATCGCCGCGCTGACGCCGGTGCTGGAAGCCTCCAATGGCCGCGCATTCCTGTTGTTCGCCTCGCACCGCGCGCTGCGCGAAGCCGCCGAAGCATTGCGCGGTGCGCCGTGGCCCTTGTTCGTGCAAGGCGAAGCGCCACGCGCCACGTTACTGCAGCGTTTCCGCACTTCCGGCAACGGCGTGCTGCTGGGGTCGGCCAGCTTCCGCGAGGGCGTGGATGTGGTCGGCGATGCCTTGAGCGTGGTGGTGATCGACAAGCTGCCGTTTGCCGCGCCCGACGACCCGGTCTTCGAAGCGCGCCTGGATGCGATCCGCCGCGAGGGCGGCAACCCGTTCCGCGACGAGCAATTGCCGCAGGCGGTGATCGCGCTGAAACAGGGCGTGGGCCGGCTGATCCGCAGCGAGACCGATCGCGGCGTGCTGGTGCTGTGCGACCCGCGGCTGTTGAACAAGGGCTACGGCCGCACCTTCATGAGCTCGCTGCCGCCGTTTGCGCGCACCCGCGAGATCGGCGATGTGCGCGCGTTTTTTGGCGTCGCCGAGCCGGTGGGCGACAATGGCGTGCTCGCGTTGCCGTTCGGCGACGCGTGATATTTCCCTTCCTGCCTGCGGTCCTGTCGCGAAAGTCCTCGCGTTCGAGACCTCCACCGAAGCCTGTTCCGTCGCGCTGCATGTGGATGGCCGCGTGCTCGAGCGCTTCGAACTGGCGCCGCGCCGCCATGCCGAGCTGGCGCTGCCGTGGGCCGAGCAACTGCTGGCCGACGCGGGTATTGCGCGCCGCCAGCTGGATGCGATTGCGGTCGGCCGTGGCCCCGGCGCCTTCACCGGCGTGCGGCTGGCGATCGGCATCGCGCAAGGCATCGCCCTGGGCCTTGATGTACCGGTGCTGGCCGTCTCTACGCTGCAAGTATTGGCCTTGCGCGCACCCGCCGATGCGACGCAGGTACTGGCCTGCATCGATGCGCGCATGGGCGAGGTGTATGCCGGCGTGTTCGAGCGCCGCGGCGACACGCTGCTGGAACTGGCGCCGGAAGTGGTCTGTGCACCGGACGCCTTGGTTCTGCCGAATACGCTTCAACGTTTTGTCGGTGTGGGCACCGGATTCGCCGCTGCCGATGCACTGCTGCAACAGCGATTCGCAACGCAGCTGACCAGCGTCGATGCAACCGCGCTCCCGCACGCCGCCGATCTGCTCACGCTCGCCGTGCCGGCGCTGTTGCGCGGCGAAGGCGTGGCACCGGAGCGGGTCGAACCAGCCTATCTGCGCGACAACGTTGCGCTGACCCTGGTCGAGCAGCAGGCCGCACGCGCTGCAAAGGCCGCCGGCGCCAAGAGCGGCTAACAACACCTTTCGAACCCGGTATTGATGGCGGCAAGGTTGCGGATATGGAAAGTTGCAAACAACTGTCCAACGATTCCAAGGCAATCGAGATTTCGAGTCTTAGCGGCGTTTGGATGGAGTCAAAAGCTGAGTCGGTCGAGCGTGCGGTGCCCTCACCGCCCGCGGGACACGCCGCAAGTACGTCCATGTAGGCTCGGTGGCGGCATCCATGCCGCCACACGGTCCCGCAATCGGTGAGGACACCGCACCAGACAGGTTGCTGGTTGCTCTGTCGAAAGCCATGCATACCGACCATCTCGACTGGTCCTTGCCCGCCTACCGTCGCGGGACCTTACGCGGCATGGATGCCGCGTAAGAGCCTACATGGATGTACTTGCGGCGTGTCCCGCGATGGTGGGCGGGCAAGGGCCTTGCAGCCAAGTGGCAGATCGGCAGCTCTGCTTCTGCTCCTCCCAACACAGCCAAGATCTCACGGTCTTAAGGTGGCTGAAAAACCGTCGCGAGCAGTTGGCAAAAGATGGCGACATATTTGGTCGCATCATCGATCAAACCCACCACACCTCAACCCACCACACCTCAGCGATCATCGTGCAGCTCGCCGCCGGGCAAAAACAACCATGTGCGCGTGACCTGCAGGATATCCACATCGTCCTTGGTGCTGGGTAGCGGCGGGAACGGCTGCGCCAGCTGCACCACGCGCAGCGCCGCGGCATCCAGCGCCGGGGTGCCGCTGGAGATCAGCACGCGGCTGCTTTCCACGCTGCCGTCGCGGCGTACGCCCACGCTGATGACCACCTTGCCGCCGAGTCGGCGCCGGCGCGCTTCATCCGGGTAATTGAGATTGCCGACGCGCTCGGCGCGGTCCACCCACGTACGCAGATAGTTGGCGTACGCATATTCGCGCGTACTGGCCGAGACGAACTTGCGATTGGGGCGCTTGG includes:
- the mrcB gene encoding penicillin-binding protein 1B; translated protein: MPRRHDDHDAPDDFEDDTNEQGSRWQRRLIVWAFAAFALALGFLIPYTVYLNKQVTQRFGELRWQIPTRVYGRPLVLVPGDALDAATLKTELDAASYRDDGQAKLAGTYQQDGSRFTIASRGYIDVDGRVPARRIEVSVSGGRVASLRDAGDRKALKSARLDPARIATLYGQKQEERRLVRMEEVPELLVTGLQAVEDRDFNNHHGIDLSGMVRAAWIMARSGGQVRQGASTLTQQLARSGLLGIGKEQTVTRKFNEILYAVIMEARYDKRTILEAYLNQVYLGQRGGQAIHGVSSGAELWFGRELNSMTTEQIALLIGLVKGPSYYDPRRNPERALDRRNFVLGKLHENNLIDAAEYKRALAEPLGVPKEPGLVAANRFPAYVDLVRRQLAHDYPEGVLQGAGMSVLTGMSPSAQAYAEGAVTGTIKRLDNKKRPPLQAGLVLTDVHNGDVLAVVGSRDVAKPGFNRAVEAQRQVGSLLKPFVYLLALASPDRWALSSWVDDAPVTVQLSRGKTWSPGNSDNRSHGTVRLIDALAHSYNQATVRVGMQVGPERIAQLIQVLAGIKADTNPSLILGATDQSPYGMAQLYQFLAAGGEIQPLHAVRGVLDPQGKLLKRYDKTPAPAQEGDSVAANLISIALQQVVSGGTARQLLGDGLGRLSPAGKTGTSNDGRDSWYAGYTGDHLAVIWMGNDQNEQTGLYGATGAMRVWSSIFARLPSAPLKVSGKGLDWQWVDAAGTGVTDPGCPGARQFPFVVGFTPAYAPCAGNAPSIEGAPGDPAAPAEQSGGGGWRRFFGLDKKPEEPAQAPASPPPAH
- a CDS encoding ATP-dependent DNA helicase, whose product is MSQLATASIEALSQGGALARQLDAFAPRAAQLRLTGAIAEAFEQRDVLLAEAGTGTGKTYAYLVPVLLSGLKTIISTGTRALQDQLFHRDLPRVRAALGIGLRSALLKGRANYLCKYRTQQARGEPRFSTLEQVSQFHRIVAWSGRTQFGDMAEMEALPDDSPLLPLVTSTVDNCLGTECPFYSECFVVQARQRAQAADLVVVNHHLLLADLALKQEGFGEILPGAQAFVIDEAHQLPELAANFFGESFGMRPWQELARDCMVEARLVAGAQASLQEPILALDEALRGLRSGMEGLPPRGTQWRALAKPQVREGFDAVLSSLARLGESLLPLREASPGFDGCSARAQEALARLSRWLGEDAPVLDFAQELPDTVDNDVLWYELSPRGFRCQRTPLDVSGPLREHREKSHAAWVFTSATLAVGGEFDHIAQRLGLSDPVTLLQPSPFDWARQALCYLPPHLPDPAARGFGTALIAALTPVLEASNGRAFLLFASHRALREAAEALRGAPWPLFVQGEAPRATLLQRFRTSGNGVLLGSASFREGVDVVGDALSVVVIDKLPFAAPDDPVFEARLDAIRREGGNPFRDEQLPQAVIALKQGVGRLIRSETDRGVLVLCDPRLLNKGYGRTFMSSLPPFARTREIGDVRAFFGVAEPVGDNGVLALPFGDA
- the tsaB gene encoding tRNA (adenosine(37)-N6)-threonylcarbamoyltransferase complex dimerization subunit type 1 TsaB; translation: MCARFLASPSRWATMACSRCRSATRDISLPACGPVAKVLAFETSTEACSVALHVDGRVLERFELAPRRHAELALPWAEQLLADAGIARRQLDAIAVGRGPGAFTGVRLAIGIAQGIALGLDVPVLAVSTLQVLALRAPADATQVLACIDARMGEVYAGVFERRGDTLLELAPEVVCAPDALVLPNTLQRFVGVGTGFAAADALLQQRFATQLTSVDATALPHAADLLTLAVPALLRGEGVAPERVEPAYLRDNVALTLVEQQAARAAKAAGAKSG